One part of the Ursus arctos isolate Adak ecotype North America unplaced genomic scaffold, UrsArc2.0 scaffold_14, whole genome shotgun sequence genome encodes these proteins:
- the LOC125283748 gene encoding olfactory receptor-like protein OLF4, which translates to MEPGNLTGVSEFLLLGFSEGPELQPLILGLFLSMYLITVFGNLLIVLAVSSDSHLHTPMYFFLANLSFVDICFTSTTVPKMLLNIQTQSKQITYEGCLCQIYFFILFAGLDVLLLTVMAFDRFVAICHPLHYMVIMNPWLCGLLVLVSWIISILHSLLESLMALQLSFCTEVEIPHFFCELNQMIQLACSDTFLNNMVMYFAAVLLAGGPFTGILYSYSKIASSILGISTTQGKYKAFSTCASHLSVVSLFYCTSLGVYLSSAATQSSHASAVASVMYTVVTPMLNPFIYSLRNKDIKEALMRFSGMAALKGSIVQG; encoded by the coding sequence ATGGAGCCAGGGAACCTTACAGGAgtttcagagtttcttcttctgggattttcagagggaccagaactgcagcccctcatattagggcttttcctctccatgtacctgatcactgtgtttggaaacctgctcatcgtcctggccgtcagctctgactcccacctccacacccccatgtacttcttcctggccaacctgtcctttgtagatatctgtttcacctccaccaccgtccccaagatgctgctgaacatccagACTCAAAGCAAACAGATCACTTATGAAGGCTGCCTCTGCCAGATATACTTTTTTATACTCTTTGCAGGATTAGATGTCTTACTCCTGACTGTGATGGCTTttgaccgctttgtggccatctgtcatcccctgcactacatggtcatcatgaacccctggctctgtggactcctggttctggtgtcctggatcattAGCATCCTGCATTCCTTGTTAGAAAGCTTAATGGCGTTGCAgctgtccttctgtacagaggtggagatcccccactttttctgtgaactcaatcagatgaTCCAACTCGCCTGCTCTGATACTTTTCTTAATAATATGGTGATGTATTTTGCAGCTGTGTTGCTGGCTGGTGGTCCCTTCACtgggatcctttactcttactctaagatagCTTCCTCCATACTTGGGATCTCAACAactcagggcaagtataaagcattttccacctgtgcatctcacctctcagttgtctccttattttattgtacgagcctaggagtgtaccttagctctgctgctacccagagctcccaTGCAAGTGccgtggcctcggtgatgtacacggtggtcacccccatgctgaaccccttcatctacagcctgaggaacaaagaCATTAAGGAGGCTCTGATGAGATTCTCTGGGATGGCAGCTCTGAAAGGGTCAATTGTCCAGGGTTGA
- the LOC113247186 gene encoding olfactory receptor-like protein OLF4 has protein sequence MEMDNDTRISEFLLLGLSEDPKLQPFLFGLFLSMYLITVFGKLLLILAVSSDSHLHTPMYFFLANLSFVDICFTSTTVPKMLWNIQTQSKLITYEGCITQIYFFLLFSSSDDFFLSVMAYDRFVAMCHPLHYTVIINPWLCGLLVLVSWIMSVLNSLLQSLMVLQLSFCTEVEISHFFCEPNQMIQLACSDNFLNDMVMYFLIVLLGGGPLAGILYSYSKIVSSIHRMSSAQGKYKAFSACASHLSVVSLFFCTSLGVYLSSAATQSSHASAVASVMYTVVTPMLNPFIYSLRNRDIKRALKRITGVPVM, from the coding sequence ATGGAAATGGACAATGACACAcgaatttcagaatttcttcttctgggattatcAGAGGACCCCAAACTGCAGCCCTtcctatttgggcttttcctctccatgtacctgatcactgtgtttggaaagctgctcctcatcctggccgtcagctctgactcccacctccacacccccatgtacttcttcctggccaacctgtcctttgtcgacatctgtttcacctccaccaccgtccccaagatgctgtggaacatccagactcagagcaaacTCATAACCTATGAAGGTTGTATCACTCAGATATACTTTTTCCTACTCTTTTCAAGCTCTGATGACTTTTTCCTGagtgtgatggcctatgaccgctttgtggccatgtgtcaccccctgcactacacggtcatcattaacccctggctctgtggactgctggttctggtgtcctggatcatgaGTGTTCTTAATTCCTTGTTACAGAGCTTAATGGTGTTACAGCTGTCCTTCTGCACAGAGGTGGAAATCTCCCATTTTTTCTGTGAACCCAATCAGATGATTCAACTTGCCTGTTCTGACAACTTTCTTAATGACATGGTGATGTATTTTCTAATTGTGCTGTTGGGTGGTGGTCCTCTGGCtgggatcctttactcttactctaagatagtttcctccataCATAGGAtgtcatcagctcagggcaagtacaaagcattttccgcctgtgcatctcacctctctgttgtctccttatttttttgtaccagcctaggagtgtaccttagctctgctgctacccagagctcccatgcaagtgcagtggcctcggtgatgtacacggtggtcacccccatgctgaaccccttcatctacagcctgaggaacagagacataaagagggctctgaaaAGAATCACTGGGGTTCCAGTGATGTGA
- the LOC113249558 gene encoding olfactory receptor-like protein OLF4 produces the protein MYLITVFGNLLIILAVGSDSHLHTPMYFFLAKLSFVDICFTSTTVPKMLLNIQTQSRRITYEGCLCQIYFFVLFAGLDIFLLTVMAYDRFVAICHPLNYTVIMNPQLCGLLVLLSWVMSILHSLLESLMALQLSFCTEVEIPHFFCELNQMIHLACSDTFLNNMVMYFAAMLLAGGPFVGILYSYSKIISSIHGISSAQGKYKAFSTCASHLSVVSLFYCTSLGVYLSSAAPQSSHASAVASVMYTVVTPMLNPFIYSLRNRDIKEALLRFSGLTALKGSIVLG, from the coding sequence atgtacctgatcactgtgtttggaaacctgctcatcatcctggctgtcggctcagactcccacctccacaccccaatgtacttcttcctggccaaactgtcctttgtagacatctgtttcacctccaccaccgtccccaagatgctgctgaacatccagactcagagcagaCGGATCACTTACGAAGGCTGCCTATGCCAGATATACTTTTTTGTACTGTTTGCAGGATTAGACATCTTTCTCCtgactgtgatggcctatgaccgctttgtggccatctgtcaccccctgaactacacagtcatcatgaacccccagcTCTGTGGACTGTTGGTTCTGCTGTCCTGGGTCATGAGCATCCTGCATTCCTTGTTAGAAAGTTTAATGGCATTGCAgctgtccttctgtacagaggtggaaattccccattttttctgtgaactcaatcagatgaTCCACCTTGCCTGTTCTGATACCTTTCTTAATAACATGGTGATGTATTTTGCAGCTATGTTGCTGGCTGGTGGTCCCTTTGTtgggatcctttactcttactctaagataaTTTCCTCCATACAtgggatctcatcagctcaggggaagtataaagcattttccacctgtgcatctcacctctccgttgtctccttattttattgtacgagcctaggagtgtacctgagctctgctgctccccagagctcccacgcaagtgcagtggcctcggtgatgtacacggtggtcacgcccatgctgaaccccttcatctacagcctgaggaacagagacataaaagaGGCTCTGTTGAGATTCTCTGGGCTGACGGCTCTGAAAGGGTCAATAGTCCTGGGTTGA